In one window of Pseudoalteromonas sp. GCY DNA:
- a CDS encoding LysE family translocator — protein sequence MELTAWLSLAAICAFGAMSPGPSLAVVLRYSLFHSAKHGIVASLAHGLGVGIYASLAILGLSGLIHQFPFVYQFLVYGGAAYLAWMGIKILMSKSQGLAVSQSQAATSYAKAAQDGFAIAFLNPKLAIFFVALFSQFIDPEKMTLTVGFIMCITVLTIDALWYFIVSILSASARDKFDLTAKRAVIDKILGCAFLLLAMRVIYQSL from the coding sequence ATGGAGCTTACAGCCTGGTTAAGTCTTGCTGCTATTTGTGCTTTTGGTGCGATGTCGCCAGGCCCAAGTTTAGCGGTTGTCTTGCGTTATAGCCTATTTCATAGTGCCAAACACGGTATTGTCGCAAGCCTTGCGCATGGTTTGGGAGTTGGAATTTATGCCAGCCTAGCAATCTTAGGGTTGTCAGGGCTTATTCATCAATTTCCGTTTGTATATCAATTTTTGGTTTACGGTGGTGCTGCCTACTTGGCATGGATGGGGATAAAAATCTTAATGAGTAAGAGCCAAGGGTTGGCGGTATCACAGTCTCAAGCAGCAACGTCGTATGCCAAAGCTGCGCAGGATGGTTTCGCAATTGCATTTTTGAATCCGAAATTGGCTATTTTCTTCGTCGCACTCTTTTCGCAGTTTATCGACCCAGAAAAGATGACTTTAACGGTAGGTTTTATCATGTGTATCACCGTGCTAACGATAGATGCGTTGTGGTATTTTATTGTCTCAATTTTGAGTGCTTCAGCAAGAGATAAATTCGATTTAACGGCTAAGCGTGCTGTGATTGATAAAATACTGGGCTGTGCCTTTTTACTGCTCGCCATGCGAGTGATTTACCAATCCTTGTAG